The following coding sequences lie in one Arachis ipaensis cultivar K30076 chromosome B03, Araip1.1, whole genome shotgun sequence genomic window:
- the LOC107632439 gene encoding uncharacterized protein LOC107632439 isoform X1, producing MRIWRVEKFQLRWPLASRMAFFKPDIAIWMSGPLKSSVQVTLQVPLTSLTFTKLEKGCKSGKRSKMAATDLLDAGFSGVKDVAGGYDDWTQNGLPTQI from the exons ATGAGAATTTGGAGAGTAGAAAAGTTCCAACTTCGGTGGCCGTTGGCGTCGCGCATGGCCTTCTTCAAGCCGGACATCGCTATTTGGATGTCAG gaCCATTGAAGAGTTCAGTGCAGGTCACACTCCAGGTGCCATTAACATCCCTTACCTTCACAAAATTGGAGAAG GGGTGTAAGAGCGGTAAGAGGTCTAAGATGGCTGCTACAGACTTATTAGATGCT GGATTTAGTGGAGTTAAAGATGTGGCTGGTGGTTATGATGATTGGACCCAAAATGGACTTCCAACACAAATATAA
- the LOC107632439 gene encoding thiosulfate sulfurtransferase 16, chloroplastic-like isoform X2, whose amino-acid sequence MTKNADFIEQVSSQFSKHDKIVVGCKSGKRSKMAATDLLDAGFSGVKDVAGGYDDWTQNGLPTQI is encoded by the exons ATGACAAAAAACGCTGATTTCATTGAACAAGTCTCATCCCAATTCAGCAAACATGACAAAATCGTTGTT GGGTGTAAGAGCGGTAAGAGGTCTAAGATGGCTGCTACAGACTTATTAGATGCT GGATTTAGTGGAGTTAAAGATGTGGCTGGTGGTTATGATGATTGGACCCAAAATGGACTTCCAACACAAATATAA
- the LOC107634155 gene encoding protein IQ-DOMAIN 31: protein MSYKHKTIYIYKMGASSHKWLRTIRRKFLRSFNKDNIITTLPYTRRNQLEENDNEATIGSNNEEETTTIAKEDLAAIKIQAYFRGHLARRAYGGLRSIVKVQALVRGVFVRKQSHIAMQCMHAILRLQLRVRARHLHLHGTFHNY, encoded by the exons ATGTCATATAAACACAAgacaatatatatatacaaaatggGTGCATCGTCACACAAATGGTTGAGAACTATTCGGAGGAAGTTCCTTAGATCATTCAACAAAGACAACATCATCACTACTCTACCTTACACAAGAAGAAACCAACTCGAAGAAAATGATAATGAAGCCACCATAGGAAGCAACAATGAAGAAGAAACCACCACCATAGCTAAGGAAGATCTTGCGGCAATCAAGATCCAAGCTTATTTTAGGGGTCATCTT GCAAGAAGAGCATATGGAGGTCTTAGAAGCATTGTGAAGGTGCAAGCATTGGTGCGTGGTGTTTTTGTGAGGAAACAATCACATATTGCTATGCAATGTATGCATGCAATTCTTCGTTTACAACTTAGGGTTCGTGCAAGGCACCTCCACCTCCATGGAACCTTTCATAATTATTAA
- the LOC107634154 gene encoding CST complex subunit TEN1, with translation MAQIEIKSGALVTLQELNHSSPFFKQGASLRVTGKLQEYTLETALATIVDGSDFLKVNTEHLRDLTFKVGSIYQFIGELQIRSENNEGVLQARVGRNVDGIDLNLYHQSLLLLRQFQANHLNNPAS, from the exons ATGGCTCAGATTGAAATAAAATCTGGTGCATTGGTTACTTTGCAAGAGCTAAACCATTCGTCGCCATTTTTCAAGCAAGGAGCGTCGCTCAGAGTAACCGGAAA GTTGCAGGAATACACATTAGAGACAGCCTTAGCAACAATCGTTGATGGTAGTGATTTCTTGAAAGTTAATACCGAACATCTGAGGGATCTTACCTTCAAAGTTGGTTCTATCTACCAATTCATTGGTGAGCTTCAAATCCGATCCGAGAATAATGAG GGAGTTTTGCAGGCTCGTGTCGGTAGAAACGTTGATGGGATCGATCTCAATCTTTATCATCAGTCACTGCTGCTTCTAAGACAGTTTCAGGCCAACCATCTCAACAATCCAGCAAGTTAA
- the LOC107629471 gene encoding pentatricopeptide repeat-containing protein At3g46790, chloroplastic-like has product MHGVSRRVQQFLVPKPHKKESFSYTDLLNLCKTTNCIKQTHAQIVVNGHEQNPFVTTKLVDRYTQLSSNLEYARKVFDTLSERDVFCWNVLIKGYANMGPFVEAIKVYDEMHTSGTTPNRYTYPFALKACAAERDFHKGRVIHGHVVKCGLDLDLFVANGLIAFYAKCQEVEVSRRVFDKMPQRDIVSWNSMISGYATNGYVDDAILLFYDMLRDGDISAPDNATFVTILPAFAQAADVQAGYWIHSYIVKIGMNLDAAIASGLISLYSNCGYIRMARAIFDRVSDRNVIVWNAIIRCYGMHGLAEEALSMFQQLVESSVKPDGVLFLCLLSACSHAGLLEQGWHLFQSMETYGVKKSEAHYACIVDLLGRAGDLNKALEIIQTMPIQPGKNVYGALLGASRIHKNMELAEFAAEKLLVLDPNNAGRYVILAQMYEDAGRWEDAARVRKVIKEKEIKKPIGYSSVELESGHQKFGVNDETHAFTTQIFETLLSLDRIMGKEASIHWDSILVENSVC; this is encoded by the coding sequence ATGCATGGCGTGTCTCGTAGAGTTCAACAATTTTTGGTCCCAAAACCTCACAAAAAAGAATCTTTCTCTTACACAGACCTCTTGAACCTTTGTAAAACCACCAATTGCATAAAACAGACGCATGCGCAGATTGTTGTTAATGGCCACGAACAAAACCCATTTGTCACAACTAAGCTAGTAGACAGGTATACCCAATTAAGCTCCAACCTTGAATATGCACGCAAGGTGTTTGACACTTTGTCCGAAAGAGATGTTTTCTGTTGGAACGTGCTCATCAAGGGATATGCCAACATGGGTCCTTTTGTTGAGGCCATAAAGGTTTATGATGAGATGCACACGAGTGGCACCACCCCGAATCGCTATACTTATCCTTTTGCACTCAAGGCATGTGCTGCTGAGAGGGATTTCCATAAGGGTAGAGTGATTCATGGGCATGTTGTGAAGTGTGGGTTGGACTTGGACTTGTTCGTTGCCAATGGCCTCATTGCGTTTTATGCGAAGTGTCAGGAAGTTGAAGTGTCTAGAAGAGTGTTTGATAAGATGCCTCAACGCGACATTGTTAGTTGGAATTCAATGATCTCAGGGTATGCCACAAATGGATATGTGGATGATGCAATCTTGCTGTTCTATGACATGTTGAGGGATGGTGATATCAGTGCTCCAGATAATGCCACCTTTGTGACTATTCTCCCTGCATTTGCTCAGGCTGCGGATGTTCAAGCCGGATATTGGATTCATTCTTATATTGTCAAGATAGGGATGAATCTTGATGCTGCTATAGCTAGTGGTCTTATATCATTGTACTCGAATTGTGGCTACATTCGCATGGCAAGAGCAATCTTTGACCGGGTTTCTGATAGAAATGTCATTGTGTGGAATGCTATAATTAGATGCTATGGAATGCATGGTCTTGCGGAGGAAGCACTCAGCATGTTTCAGCAATTAGTTGAGTCAAGCGTGAAGCCGGATGGTGTTTTATTTTTGTGCTTGTTATCTGCTTGCAGTCATGCAGGTTTGCTCGAACAAGGCTGGCACCTTTTTCAGTCCATGGAAACCTATGGTGTCAAGAAAAGCGAGGCGCATTATGCTTGCATTGTGGATCTATTAGGCAGAGCTGGGGATTTGAATAAAGCATTGGAGATTATCCAAACTATGCCTATTCAACCGGGGAAGAATGTTTACGGTGCCTTACTCGGTGCTTCTAGAATACACAAAAACATGGAGCTTGCTGAATTTGCCGCAGAGAAATTGTTAGTTTTGGACCCCAACAATGCGGGGCGCTATGTGATTCTAGCACAGATGTATGAAGATGCAGGAAGATGGGAGGATGCAGCTAGAGTGAGGAAAGTAATCAAGGAGAAAGAAATCAAGAAGCCAATTGGGTATAGTTCTGTGGAGCTTGAATCAGGTCACCAAAAATTTGGGGTAAATGATGAAACACACGCATTTACAACACAAATATTTGAAACTCTGCTAAGTTTAGATAGGATCATGGGGAAAGAAGCTAGCATTCATTGGGATTCCATTTTAGTGGAAAACAGTGTATGCTAG
- the LOC107629470 gene encoding uncharacterized protein At1g76070 yields the protein MMMEKISKLKNKLFKFFLTQPVVASMALQNPTMSPNNSVSKRGCRSHHGFKVSIVPKEVRRKHRSASFRSNNEPSSPKVSCMGEVKCKKKRMALKQKRVEETIITKRNDDVPCEEKKGKVLLWIFKGQKQSGGNKGFVLEEKAQENSQVIAAPSLGAMKKFKSGRGSLSDFDVTITKRC from the coding sequence ATGATGATGGAGAAAATTTCCAAATTGAAGAACAAGTTGTTCAAGTTTTTTCTTACACAACCTGTAGTAGCTTCAATGGCCCTTCAAAATCCAACAATGAGTCCCAACAATAGTGTATCCAAAAGGGGTTGTAGATCACACCATGGATTCAAGGTTTCAATAGTTCCAAAGGAAGTTAGAAGAAAGCATAGGAGTGCAAGCTTTAGGTCAAATAATGAACCATCATCTCCTAAGGTATCATGCATGGGAGAAGttaagtgcaagaagaagagaatgGCCCTCAAACAGAAAAGGGTTGAAGAGACTATTATAACCAAAAGGAATGATGATGTTCCATGTGAAGAAAAGAAGGGCAAGGTTCTTCTTTGGATCTTCAAGGGTCAAAAGCAAAGTGGTGGGAATAAAGGGTTTGTGTTAGAAGAGAAGGCACAAGAAAATTCACAGGTAATAGCAGCACCATCATTGGGTGCCATGAAGAAGTTTAAAAGTGGTAGAGGGTCACTGAGTGATTTTGATGTTACAATTACTAAAAggtgttaa